AAAAAATGGCAATGTATtatgctttaaaatttaaatagaattaTCTTATATTGTATCATTAAGAATACATTTTTCAGCAGCCatgtaaactaaaataattattaaaattgcaaaATTATGTTAGATATTTAGTAGATTATTGAGATTtgcgtttatatatttaatacattggCTAAGTTAAAGCCCAGCCCtaaataacaatgaaatttaattaaatgtgatattttaaaattacacttattctattggaaattattatttaaattttaaattatttagtgatttatattataaagtaacatACTATATATCTAGTGCTAAATGGAATCAGTAAACGTCGAAACTAAAGAAGACATTTTGCAAAGACATAGAAATGAGAAAAAAGACATGCAATGTAAGATTCAATCAATGAAGAAGTCTGTAGCAAAAGGTGATCGGAAGAAGAAAAAAGAAGTTGCTGAGCAAACAGCAGAAATTGAAGCCAAATTAAAGCATAAACATTTGGAAGAACTAAATACATTTACAGAGGAAGAAGAAACACCATCtctgataaaaaatttacaagaagttaaaattaatgatacTGCTGCTAAAGTTAGTAGAGCTGAAAAACGGCGATCGAAAAAAATCACTCAATTGAAAGAGAGGCAAGCATTAATTGAAGAACatgatattaaaaacattgGTGGTATACGACATGTAGAAACTCAAACATTAGTTAAGAAACTCAAAAATCtaggttttgttatttttgatattccTTCAGACGGCAATTGCTTATATAGTGCTATTGTACATCAGCTTAAAGAAATATGTGGACAAACTTTTACTGTACCTGAAATTCGACTTAAGACGTCTGACTTTATCAAATGCAACAAAGATGACTTTATACCTTATTTGAGCCATCCAGATACTGGAGAAATGTTAACTGATGaacaatttattgaatattgctTTCAAGTAGCAAATTCAGTTCAATGGGGTGGTGAAATTGAACTAAGAGCTTTATCCCACATATTCAAAATACCAATCAAAGTAATTCAAGCTGAAGGATCTGATATCACTATTGGAATAGAGTATACTAATTGTAACAAAGCATTAGTTTTAGTGTTTCATCGACATATGTATGGTTTAGGTGAACATTATAATTCGGTATGCTCAATTTAGTGTGTATTCATGATGTATACTGaatctaaaattctaatattgattaaatacataatttatttgaaaatatattgcatttcttaatctaaaattattcttattctatattttgaaaaataatttgtttattattcttcACCTGATAAAcacattgtataaataaatgatcCGTATTTACTGCATAGTAAGTGaagtttttatgtataaaaaaacaaatcttgtgttaatattttatctattaaacaTACTCATTGATAGCATTATAGCTAtacattacaaatttttttcatattgtttttAAGCCTGGACTGAGAGTAGGGCTGgcggtattttaaatttttataccggtatatatcatattttcggTATACCTCTGAATATACCTCCAGACCTAACTAAGAGTATGTaaaagattattaattaatattcataaaaatgcaagatcatttttgtgattttcttaagccaataataatgattagATAATGGCaagtgaaaacattttttgattttgtaactaaatactattttaaaagtataatccTCGTTGTCTTTGTCAGTATTTATGctatatatataaactttttaactattaatcacatagttattatataagcaATCAGTGGATTCTGtgaattgcaaaaaaaaatcccTGTGAAACAACAATATCCTcacataacatttttcaatgaaattgattcaataaatgattttaaaatattgaataaatataacattattgtttttaatttacatacttatgattaattaatgtatcaaattaaatattgtataacttcattaattattaaattgaaaacagGCTAGATCAAGTTTTAAAGAaccaatgaaaattaaaaaacctagCTATATCTtatgttgaaaataaacattgaataaattataaattataaataatttgatttacttttatgaatattatattattactttcaaacattaacaatatataaataaataacactaataatattttgttatgtaatacaataccaaaattctataaaaaataaataaaaagagttttgttacttataaataagtctgttgttaaaagaaaaaaacattttttaaatcattgaattaagtaggtatatatattgaaattatttgttaatatttatcaaagaaTTAATTGTATTCcgaggatttttttttctagtgtgAAATTCCTactcacaatttatttttcagataaCCGGGTTCTGTACATGGTGCAAATCCCTAAATTgtgaataatgatatatataatattgataaaattacttACTATCTTAAAAATCTAACCCTAGatctgaaaattattataaatttgaattcttatttatgtacctaaattgtaattattacttataaaatttaatattaaataactatagatTTTTGATGATAATTTGCTATtggtttacattttatacaaatttggtatatttt
Above is a window of Metopolophium dirhodum isolate CAU chromosome 3, ASM1992520v1, whole genome shotgun sequence DNA encoding:
- the LOC132940300 gene encoding deubiquitinase OTUD6B, coding for MESVNVETKEDILQRHRNEKKDMQCKIQSMKKSVAKGDRKKKKEVAEQTAEIEAKLKHKHLEELNTFTEEEETPSLIKNLQEVKINDTAAKVSRAEKRRSKKITQLKERQALIEEHDIKNIGGIRHVETQTLVKKLKNLGFVIFDIPSDGNCLYSAIVHQLKEICGQTFTVPEIRLKTSDFIKCNKDDFIPYLSHPDTGEMLTDEQFIEYCFQVANSVQWGGEIELRALSHIFKIPIKVIQAEGSDITIGIEYTNCNKALVLVFHRHMYGLGEHYNSVCSI